Genomic DNA from Rhodothermales bacterium:
CCGGGTCAGCCGTCGCGCGTGCGGGTTTATCGGGAATCCGAGTTCGGCCAGCCAGTTGAGGAGGTCCCACTGCGAGCCGGGCATCGCTGCGCCGGCGATCGGCCCGACGCCATAGGTAAAGAAATAGAGCGGCCGGGAGGCCGTGATTTTGGGGTCGAGCACGCGCAGGCTGCCGGCGGCCGCGTTGCGCGGATTGGCAAAGGTCTTGGCCCCGGCCCCGGCCAGTTTTTCGTTGAGCGCCTCGAAGGCCGTGGCCGGCATATACACCTCGCCGCGCACCTCCAGCCGGTCGGGCGCGCTTTTCGCCGCGCTGCCCGGCACCGGAATCGTCAAGGGGATGCTCTCGATGGTCCGCACATGCGGGGTGATGTTTTCGCCCTCGACGCCGTTCCCGCGCGTGGCGCCGATGACCAGATCGCCGGCTTCATACGTAATCGCCAGTGCGAGACCGTCGATTTTCAGCTCCGCCGTCAACGCCGGCTCCACGGACTCCCCGTACGTCGCTTCGAGCCCCCGCTGGCATCGGGCGTACCAGGCGCGCACCTCTTCCTCGTCGAAGGCATTGGACAGGGACAGCAGCGCCGCGGGATGGCGCACTTTTTCGAATTGACTGAGCGGTTCACCGCCGACGCGCTGCGTGGGCGAGGCCCCGGTTCGCAGGTCGGGGAATCGAGTCTCCAGCGTCTGAAGCGCCCGAAAAAGCCGGTCGTACTCCGCATCCGAGACGACCGGAGCGTCCTTCACGTAGTACTGAAAGGCGTGGTAGTTCAATACAGGCGTGAGCGCCTCAACGAACTGTTTGGCCTCTTCCTGATCGAGATCCTGCAGGTGGACGGCGTCGAGGCGAGCGAGCAGCGACCTCGATTCCTTGGCTAGCGACATACCGGGTGCCCGTACTGTCAGATGTGAGCGTGGTGGCGGTGCAAACCGCAATCGGGATCGCCAAGGTACGCCCGCCGGCCGATAGATTCCAGCCGCGTCGGGCACGCCGCGCGGGTTCTGTCACCGGGTGACCGGGGGCGGGATTATCGCCGGCTCGCGAGCTGCCGCTGGGCCAGGAAGAGGCGGATCGAGTCGCGGTTGATCACCACGCGTCCGGACGTGTCGGCGGGGATGAGCGGATACCGGTGGCCTTCGAGCCAGACGGCCATGTCGTCGAGCCGTTCCTCGACGGCGATCCGGTTCAGGAAGGTAAACCGGAGGGTATCGCCCTGATCGAGCCAGTACGGGCGGCGCAGGTCGCGATCGACCTGGACCTTGAAGGGATCGAGTTTGTTTTTTTCGGCGACGACGACCAGAGTGAGGCTGTCGTGCAGCACGATATCGGCGATGGCGAGCGCGGGCAGCGGGGCGGGCGACGCGGTGCGCTGGGGCTCGCCGGCCGGGACGTCGGAGGCTGCCGCGGCGGCGGGCGGAAGGGTGACGAGTTCTGTCGACCGGGATGCCCCCGTGGCCGGCGAACGCGAGAGAAACTGAGTGATCAGCACGCCGGCGACCACGATAGCAGCCAGGATGCCGCCCCACTGAAACAGAGCGCGCGATTCGAGCCGGCTCACGATGCCCATCGCGGCGGCGGCGGTGTCCCGCGCGGTCTCGACGAAGCGGGCCAGCCGGGGCTCAAGCCCGAATCGGTCGAATCGGGCGGCGCGCGTGGCAGGCTGCCGGGTCGGTTCAGCCGGCCTGAATTCGAACAGGGGTTCAGCGACCGGCGCTCCGACCCGCTCGGCTGGTTCGACCGCCTCCGGCTGCTCGACGGGCGCCGGCGCTTCCTGCGGCGGCAGCCCGAGATAGGCGACGGCGAGTTCGCGGCGATAGGCGCCGGCGAGGGCCGCTTCGAAGGCCTCGGTCAGGGCCCGATCGCTGATGCGAATCGTGCCCGCATAACTCCGCAGAATGGCCCGCTGATACACCTCATTAAACAGCGGATGCGCCACGAGCGCGTTCAGTTCGAACTGCTCGATCAGGTTCAGATTGATCTTGGTAGCCTGATGAATGGCGTCGCGGTCCATCCCGCGCAGTTCCCGAAGGGCGACGAGGTCGTCGAGAAACGAGCGTAACGATGGCGTTACGGGGGTGCCAGCCATGTGGGGTAATGTCTTCGTTTTGAAAAACGGGAGACACCCGATATCCGGGGGGTCAGCCGGCTCATCGGGTAAGCGTTTGTAAATGATAAGCATCCGCCCAGTACATAGCAACCGACCGCCCCGGCTCTCATCGTCCCGGAGCGCACGATCACAAACACATAACAAAAAGGTCATCGATCCGGAGATCGATGACCTTTTGTCGTCGGTTTCGACTGTCGGGACGGCGAGATTCGAACTCGCGACCCCTTGCACCCCATGCAAGTGCGCTACCGGGCTGCGCCACGTCCCGAAACCGGTACTAGAGCATTTTTTTAAGCTCGTTAAGAAACTCCCGGAGGGCCAAAAGTTCCTGTCGGAATGCGGCTTTATGATCTTTCTGATCCGGCGCGGACTCGTCCTGCGCGAGCGCCTTGCGCGCGCCCTCGATCGTATACTTCTCCTCGCGCAGCAAGTGCTTGATGCGCTGGATGAAATCGACGTCGGCCTCGGTGTATATCCGCCTTCCAGCCCTGTTTTTCTGAGGTTTGAGTTCCGGAAATTCCGTCTCCCAGTACCGCAGTACATGCTGTTCCAGGCCGGTGAGCTTGCTCACTTCGCCGATGGAGTAATAGAGCTTTCGAATTCCGCCTGCCATGGAATCGCAACGGGTAGGACATAGGAATTTATCGCAAAGTACGAAACAAAACAGGCTAAATTACACCCCCCCAACTATATTCCAACCATTGGATTATCCATTTTCTCAGAAGATTGACCTATCTGTAACGCCCGTGCCCCGCACACCTCGTGATTCGAGCGGCGTGTATGACCTCGCCCTGCTGGGTGCCGTCCTGGTATGGGGGATCAATTTCCCCATCGTCAAGAACGCGCTCTCCACCATGCATCCGTTCGCGCTGAACGTGTTTCGATTCACGATTTCCACCCTGACGCTCGGCATCGTGACGCGCGCCCGGCGGGACGCCGATACGATCCCGCTCAGGGACCTGTTCAGGCGATACGGGTGGCGCATCCTGCTCCTGGGATTCGTCGGCAACGCGTTCTACCAGATCCTGTTCATTCTCGGCATCGCACGCACCACCGCCGGCACGGCCGCCCTGATCATGGCCAGCGCGCCGGCGTGGACCATGATCCTCAGCGCCCTGCGGGGATACGAGGGCGCCAACCGCATCACCGTCATCGGCTTGCTCCTCTCACTCTGCGGCACCGGCCTGATCGTCTTCGCCGGCCACGACCGGATCTCTTTCAACAACGAGACGTTAGCCGGAAACCTTTTGCTTCTGGGGGCCAGCATCATGTGGGGTTCGTACAC
This window encodes:
- a CDS encoding helix-turn-helix domain-containing protein, whose product is MAGTPVTPSLRSFLDDLVALRELRGMDRDAIHQATKINLNLIEQFELNALVAHPLFNEVYQRAILRSYAGTIRISDRALTEAFEAALAGAYRRELAVAYLGLPPQEAPAPVEQPEAVEPAERVGAPVAEPLFEFRPAEPTRQPATRAARFDRFGLEPRLARFVETARDTAAAAMGIVSRLESRALFQWGGILAAIVVAGVLITQFLSRSPATGASRSTELVTLPPAAAAASDVPAGEPQRTASPAPLPALAIADIVLHDSLTLVVVAEKNKLDPFKVQVDRDLRRPYWLDQGDTLRFTFLNRIAVEERLDDMAVWLEGHRYPLIPADTSGRVVINRDSIRLFLAQRQLASRR
- a CDS encoding MerR family transcriptional regulator: MAGGIRKLYYSIGEVSKLTGLEQHVLRYWETEFPELKPQKNRAGRRIYTEADVDFIQRIKHLLREEKYTIEGARKALAQDESAPDQKDHKAAFRQELLALREFLNELKKML
- a CDS encoding DMT family transporter yields the protein MPRTPRDSSGVYDLALLGAVLVWGINFPIVKNALSTMHPFALNVFRFTISTLTLGIVTRARRDADTIPLRDLFRRYGWRILLLGFVGNAFYQILFILGIARTTAGTAALIMASAPAWTMILSALRGYEGANRITVIGLLLSLCGTGLIVFAGHDRISFNNETLAGNLLLLGASIMWGSYTALARPTTRYIPPLQLSFVGLLVAMPLLVAIGVPHIQSIAWERVTWDIWLAIVYSGALSTGLAVVVWNVSVKHAGANYTALFGNLVPIVALAAGYLFLHEPVTWTQIIGGTLAIGGLLLIRYHAARWHSLQTTPR